In Armatimonadota bacterium, the genomic stretch CGCCGACGTTCCGGGGTGTGCGGACTGCCATCCCGAACACCCCGGCAATGGACGCCACGGGGTGCCCGCCATCGCGCGCGGGAGCGTCGTCGCCACCTGTGTCGCCTGCCACGACGACCCCGGGCTGCAGCGCCGCTACGCGCTGCCCGCCGGGCGCCTCGTGAGCTACCTCGGCAGCTACCACGGCGCCGCCACCGAGCTCGGCTCCAGCCGCACCGCCAACTGCGCGAGTTGCCACGGCGCGCACTTCATTTTGCCCTCGCACGATCCCAGGTCCACCGTCAACTCGGCCAACCTGCCCCGGACCTGCGGCGCCTGTCATCCCGGGGCGGGGGTCAATTTCGCCGTCGGCGCCATCCACCTGCAGCCGTCGCCGACCCAGGACCGCGCGGTGTTCTGGGTGCGGGTCGCTTACCAGCTTTTCGTCGCCGGGCTCATCCTCGCATTCCTCGCCTACATCGGTCTCGACCTGCTGGCGCGGGTGCGCCGGCGCTTCGGGCCCGCCCATCGCCTGGCCCCGGGGGAGCAGGAGCCGCAGTTCGAACGCCTCACCCTCAACCAGCGCCTCCAGCACTGGACGTTGATTGCCAGCTTCGCGGCCCTGATCATCACCGGCTTTCCGCTGCTGCTACCGCGCGCGGAGATCTCGCGCGGGGTAGTGACGGCGCTGGGCGGGGCGGGGGCCCGGGCGGTGATCCACCGCGGCGCCGCCCTGCTGCTGATCGCGCTGGTGATCTACCACCTGGCGTACGTTTTGTTCTCGCGGCGCGGCCACTGGGAGTTCCGCCAACTGCTGCCTGGGCTACGCGATGCGGTCAACGTGGTGCATATGCTGGGCTTCTACTTCGGCCTCACCCCCACGCGCCCGGCCTTCGACCGCTACAACTACATCGAGAAGTTCGAGTACCTGGCGGTGGCGTGGGGGTCGGTGATCATGATCACCACCGGGGCGCTGCTGTGGTCGCCGCTGGCGAGCCTGGCGGTGCTGCCCAAGTGGCTGATGGACGTGGCGCTGATCGTGCACGGCTGGGAGGCGATCCTGGCCTTTCTGGCGATCATCATCTGGCATATGTACAATGTGCACTGGAATCCCTCGGTCTTCCCCATGAGCCGCATCTGGCTGATCGGCAAGGTCGGGCTCCACGAGCTGCGCGAGAACCACCCCCTGGAGTGGGAGCGCATCGCCGCCCGCAGGGGGAACGACGGCCTGGCCGCGCCGCCGGAGGGCAGGCACGATGGCGGCGGTGCCGAATAGGCACGGCCGTCGGGGCGGCGGCGGATGACTCTGGGGCACAAGACTGGTTGGCGGCCCCGCGGGCCGCGTATGCACCATGACGAAAGCGATCGCAGGCAGGATGTGGAATCGGCTGGGGGGCGTCTTGAAGTGGCGGCTGCGCTTGCCGCGGACGCGCTTGCGGATTCCCCTGTGGGCGCTGCTGGCGGTGGTGGCGGCGGCGACCACCGGGGGCGGCGTCGCTCTGCACGAAACCAGCCGGCCGCTGTTCTGCATGTCGTGCCACGAGATGGGGGCGCCGGTGCACACCTGGCGCGTGTCTTCGCACAAGGACGTCGCGTGCGGCGCGTGCCACATCATGCCCGGCACCATCAACATGTTCCGCGGCAAGGTCGGCGCCCTGCGCCAGGTCTATCTGCACGTGCGCGGTGAAGTCCGCAGCTCCGCCATCCAGGCCCACGTGCCCGATGCCAACTGCAAGGTCTGCCATCCTCGCACCCGCAACCTGGTGGTCTATCACGACCTGCAGATCACGCACCAGGCGCACTGGGACCGCGGGATCCAGTGCACCACCTGTCACGCCGAAGTCGTACATGGGCCGCAGGCAGCCTTCAAGAACACCCCGCGCATGCAGACCTGCTTCAAGTGCCACGACGGCAAGCAAGCGCCCAACAACTGCTCGACCTGTCACGTCGTGCTGGGGACGCGCGGCCCCGCCACCTTCAGCCCGGAGTGGGCGGAGGCGCACAAGGAGAACATCCGCCAGCACGGGCAGTCGTGCCGGCGCTGCCACGGCGCCAGCTTCTGCGACAACTGTCACCGCGCCGCCAATCCCCACGCCGGCAACTGGCTGCGCGAGCATCCCCAGGGATTCCGCGCCAAGCCCCAGAGCTGCCGGGTGTGCCATGCGCTGCCCGGCGAGGGGGCAGAGCTGTCCTTCTGCAAGGACTGCCACGCCCTCAAGCGGGCGCACGCCCTCGACTGGATCAGCACCCATCCCCAGAAGTTCCGCCAAGATCCCAAGGACTGCGCGCGCTGCCACGAGCAGACGTTCTGCTCCGACTGTCACGCCATCTATCGTCATCATCCCGACGATTGGCGGGGCACCCACCCCGGCTCCGCCCGCGCCAATCCCAAAGGCTGCCAGGTCTGCCATACCGACGAGTACTGCACGCGCTGCCACCGCAAGGCGCTGCCCCAGAACCACGGCCCACGGTGGCGAATACTCCACGGCGCCGCGGTGAACGCGGGCAAGGGCGATTGCGCCCAGTGCCACCACCCCGAGTTCTGTCAGTCGTGCCACCGTTCGCAAGCGGGAA encodes the following:
- a CDS encoding cytochrome b/b6 domain-containing protein; its protein translation is MRRFHTSLAVALALAAAMLTGVAAAPLAPSAGLSNETCLACHGDPQLEAAAAGRTVSLYVDAEAIHASAHGALECVACHRDVAALPHRGAIARVECTRCHYVESLPAPPGRERVPAGLHQRVREQGRKGAPTCRDCHGAHDIKPPGAVSSSLGRQGAPATCGACHPRIARDYRESIHGTEALAGNADVPGCADCHPEHPGNGRHGVPAIARGSVVATCVACHDDPGLQRRYALPAGRLVSYLGSYHGAATELGSSRTANCASCHGAHFILPSHDPRSTVNSANLPRTCGACHPGAGVNFAVGAIHLQPSPTQDRAVFWVRVAYQLFVAGLILAFLAYIGLDLLARVRRRFGPAHRLAPGEQEPQFERLTLNQRLQHWTLIASFAALIITGFPLLLPRAEISRGVVTALGGAGARAVIHRGAALLLIALVIYHLAYVLFSRRGHWEFRQLLPGLRDAVNVVHMLGFYFGLTPTRPAFDRYNYIEKFEYLAVAWGSVIMITTGALLWSPLASLAVLPKWLMDVALIVHGWEAILAFLAIIIWHMYNVHWNPSVFPMSRIWLIGKVGLHELRENHPLEWERIAARRGNDGLAAPPEGRHDGGGAE
- a CDS encoding NapC/NirT family cytochrome c, with the translated sequence MTKAIAGRMWNRLGGVLKWRLRLPRTRLRIPLWALLAVVAAATTGGGVALHETSRPLFCMSCHEMGAPVHTWRVSSHKDVACGACHIMPGTINMFRGKVGALRQVYLHVRGEVRSSAIQAHVPDANCKVCHPRTRNLVVYHDLQITHQAHWDRGIQCTTCHAEVVHGPQAAFKNTPRMQTCFKCHDGKQAPNNCSTCHVVLGTRGPATFSPEWAEAHKENIRQHGQSCRRCHGASFCDNCHRAANPHAGNWLREHPQGFRAKPQSCRVCHALPGEGAELSFCKDCHALKRAHALDWISTHPQKFRQDPKDCARCHEQTFCSDCHAIYRHHPDDWRGTHPGSARANPKGCQVCHTDEYCTRCHRKALPQNHGPRWRILHGAAVNAGKGDCAQCHHPEFCQSCHRSQAGTPASHDQRWQQTHGKTALAAGAGCNICHEQKFCGSCHGVEMPHPPQWLKGHRPVARRDAQTCNRCHEPSFCSACHRGTLPKSHAQDWVARHGAQAKSAPASCRNCHTESLCTACHRGVKMPHAKDWPTAHGAQAASGAAQQKCAACHAAAQCAKCHGLAMPHPDDWLAGHGTQATKGSAACSHCHGPTGKGRAETKNICTTCHGAMAPPTHDAKDWLPEQHFVAGSDRPELCGLCHGADACQTCHAKRGVGK